In Haliscomenobacter hydrossis DSM 1100, the DNA window TTGATGTAAATTACCACAATGATCTCACCATTTTACAACAAAATTACCAGGAAATTCTGCATCGGGAGCAGATGTCTTTTTTAACCTATGAAGAAGCCAAGCGAGAAAAAAACAAACTCAGTTTAAGCATTTTACAATTAACCGACCGGATCACCGCGGGAAAACCACCGATTACCATTACCAATTTTCTGGAACAAACCCCCTCTAAAAACCTGGTTTTAATTGTTTTGGCACTTGAAATCGCCATTGGCATTTTGGGCGAATTATTCCCGGAAAAGGTAAAAGTCAATATCGAAAATGTCTTTGGCTCTTCTTACAACATTATGTATTTCGCCGCGTTGGCGCTAACGATTGTGGCCTTTTTATGGTTGTCTTTGAGAAAAGAAAAACCAAAAACACGCCTTGTCGCAACCGATATTTTTTCAAAAGAAGAAGATGGTATCCGCAAAGCATTATTGGATCGATATCGAAGCAGATTAAAACAAAAAACCGATTATCGCCTCCCGGTTACGCTCACCCTGACCTATACCAAAGAAGGCAGTAGCCCCGATTACCTGCATTTTTCCGAAGGCATCGTAGAGGAACAAAGTATTGAAGGCGACCTGGTGGCTACGCTCAAAAAACATCAGCATTTACTCATCATTGGTGACCCCGGTGCCGGAAAAACCACCCAACTTTTAGAATTGGCCAAAGCCTGGTTGGAAAATGGGGAAAACGAAAAAATTCCGGTCATTTTCAACCTCGCGGCCTGGAAAGCAGACGCGCAGCGTTTTGATGAATGGCTGCAAGCGGCCCTTGTCTCCGGCTATGGTTTTTCGAAGGCCTTGGCGAGTGAAGCCATTTTTAAAAGCAAAATCCTGCCTTTGTTGGATGGTTTGGATGAGGTTGGCCGGGACATGCAGACCAAAGCTGAGCAAGCCGAAATGCGCGGCCAATGTTTAAAAGCAATTGATAATTACCTGTCCTTGTTTGATGTCAACTATTTGGCGATTTGTAGTCGCCGTGAGGAATATGCCGCTACAAAGGCGGATGCTCCGGTGAAAGCCACGGTTTTGGTCAATCCGCTAAGCCCCGCTGAAATCAGAGCCACCCTCAAAAAAGCTTTGGCTCAAAAAATCAGCACCAAAGATGAAACTGCTGCGACCACCCTTTTGAACCTGTTGCCCAAACACCCTAGCCTGGAAACGGTGCTTTGTACCCCCTTTTATTACAATATCGCGCTGGAGGTTTTTGATGTGCGGACTGGGGCTCATGAACTACCCGCAGAAAATACGGCGTTGCAGCAATACCTCGTCGAGCATTTTGTGGCCGAAAAATTAGGTCAAACGCCCAATCCGAAAGGGTTTATGGAGGCCAAAACGCGTCATTCTCTGGCTTGGTTGGCGTTTATATTAAATGCTGAAAGTAGGGTGAATTTTGAATTGGTGGATTTTCAACCGCGTCATTTGGAAAAAAAGTGGATGGGTAATTTGGTCTATGGTTTGGTTTTTGGTTTGGTCTTTGGTTTGGTTCTTGGTTTGGTTGTCGGTTTGATTGGAGTTTTGGTCTTCGGTTTGGTCTTCGGTTTCGTAGTCGGCTGGAACTTATATTCGGATGTAAGACCTCAAGAAATAAGAAAGATCAGGTGGTCAAATTTGACAAATAAATCATTGTGGTTAAGCGTTTGGGTCAAAGCTTTGTTCTTCGGTTTGTACTTAGGTTTAATGTCAGAGTCGGTTATCGGTTCGGCCCTCGGTTTGGTTATCGGTTTGAATATAGATTTGGCTGAACATGCTGCTTTTTCTGCCGTAAAAACGCCTTACCATCGGCTTAACAGTAGGATCATAGCTGAGGCATCTAGATGGATGATCATAGCTTTATGTATGCTTTTATTAATACAGTATGGTGCTGACTCAATACAAAAATTTTATGATTTTCTTTACTATTTAGGATTCGGAATTCCGATAAGTATATTCCTAGGTTTAACCTTAACTGCCTTCTTCAAACATCTCATCCTCCGCCTCTGCCTCTACTGGGAAAAAAAACTCCCCCTCCGTTGGGTTTCCTTTTTTAGCTACGCCACTTCTGCCCGCATCCTGGAGCAAGACGGTGGGCAATGGCGTTTTCGGCATCAAATTTTGCAGGATTATTTTGCGGGGAAGTTGAAGCGGGTATCGTAAGCGTTTGCGCCAAACCATCCGAATCGCGTAGCGATGAGCCATTTTGTAGCGGCGGGTTTTAACCCGCCATCAATAGCGTAATGGTGTTTTGGCGTGCCGTAGGTACGACCCATAATCCATCAAAATGTACCGTACCTACGGCACTGTGTTGAAAATCGGGCATTCCATCGGCGGGTTGAAACCCGCCGCTACAAAATGGGTCGTCGCCAAGCGACTGCATTTTTCGGGAGCTGAAATTTTAGAGCATCCAGTTGCATTTCCAATTGTGAAACTACCCGTTTCGCAATTGGAAACGCAAGTAATCAAACCGGAATACATGCTCAATACTGTTTCATTAATTTCGCCACTGCCAGTGGCGAAAAAAAAACCGCCCCCTGATACACAGAAGGCGGCGTTCCTGGGCTTAAAAACCCATCAAGCATTGCATTTATTTGTCTTACTACGGGTTAAGATTGTATTAGGAGTTCTACTTTGCGCTGCAAATGGCAAACCAGAATTCCTAACACAATCTAAGCGATCAATTCCGAATCCAGTACTTCCACTTTGGGGTTACTGTCCTCTATTGGGGTTCCCGTTCCTCCATTGCCTTTGCGGCGGCTGAACAACAACCCAATCCGGTCAACGATGGCATATACAGCGGGGATCACCACCAGGGTCAGCAACATGGAGCTGGTCAAACCACCCACCAGGGCCCAGGCCAGGGCATTTTTCCATTCGGCGCCAGCTCCTTTGGCCAGCGCGATCGGGAGCATCCCCGCTACCATGGCGATGGTGGTCATCAGGATCGGGCGGAGACGGGTGCGGCCCGCCAGGATCAGTGCTTCTTTGTAGTGGTGGCCTTCAGCTTTCATCTGGTTGGCGAAGTCGACCAACAAGATGGCGTTTTTGGCCACCAAACCAATCAACATGATCATCCCCAACATCGCAAAAATATCCAGCGTTTGCATGGTCAGGGCCATCGCCAGCAAGGCACCAACCATGGCTACGGGGATGGAAAACATCACCACCAGGGGATAAATCCAGTTGTCGTAAAGGGCGACCATGATCAGGTACATGAACAATAGCGCCGCGGCCATCGCAATCAACAAGCTGCCAAAGCCTTCGCTTTGGTTTTTGAGGTCACCCTCATACGAAATAGTAACCCCTGGAGGAGGAGGGTTTTCTGCCATTTTGGCCTGGATCTCCGCACCGATGGTACCCGAAGGACGACCGAGTACAAAAGATTTCACGGTTACGGATGCTGCACGGTCTTTGCGTTCGAGCATAGAAGGACCCGTGGTTTGATAAATCCGCGCGAATTGCTCCAGACGGATGAGTTCACCTGCAGGGTTCACAAATCCAACTTGTGATACATCGTCGATGTTTTTGCGGTCGAAATCATCCATCAAGATGTTGATGTCGTATTCGTAAGCTCCGTCGCGGTATTTAGCGTTGTTGTTGCCACTAAAAGCTGTTTGCATGGTGGCACCTACCGTTTGGATATTGAGGCCAAGCTCCGCCATGCGTTGGCGGTCGATGTCGACTTTGATTTCTGGGTTTCCTTCTTCCACGGAGACTTCAGGAGCCAAGGTACCGGGTACTTCTTTAAAAAAGCCCAGTAATTTATTGGCGTATTGCATGGCATCTTCCAGCTTGGTAGCGCCTACAATGACTTGCAAAGGTGCTTCATCGGCTCCACCAAAAAAGCTTACCTGTACCGTTTGGACTTTTACCCCGGGCAGCGCCTTTTCCAACTCGTTGCGTACTTGTTGGGCGTAAACGTCGGCGCGCAGGGCCCGTTCTTCCTTTGGCACCATTTTTACGTTTACCTCCGCCAAATAAGGCGTGGCTTGTCCGCTCAACACCCCGGTAGTACGGCCAATGGTGCTGAAAATATCGGTGATCTCTGGCTTTTTGGCCAGGTATTCTTCCACTTTGTTTACCGCCAGGTTGGTCTCTTTTAAAGTACCATCTTTGGGCAATTCCACCTTGATGATGAACTGACCAGCGTCACTTTGGGAAATAAAGGCTGCTCCAATGTAGCCCCCACCAATCAACCCGAAAGAAGCAATCAGCATGACAAAGGCTATGGCCACAACGGCCAAACTACCCGCCCAATGCCGGAGAACGACCTTCAGCAAATCGGCGTAAGCATCGGTCATCCACACCAAAAAGCGTTCGAAGCCAATGAGCAGCAAGTGCCCAGGGTTTTTAGGGTTCAGCTTGGTGACTTTGGCTACCCGTGAAGCCAACATGGGGGTGACCGTAAAGGAGACCAAGAGCGACATCAAGGTAGAGAACACCACCACCCAGGCAAACTGGCCCATGATGTTGCCTACAATACCTCCGGCCAGCGTAATTGGGAAAAACACCACCACGTCCACCAGGGTAATGGCCAAGGCGGTAAAACCGATTTCATTTCGGCCATCGGCAGCCGCCTGTCGACGGTTTTTGCCCATTTCGAGGTGGCGGTAAATGTTTTCCAAAACCACAATCGAGTCATCCACGAGGATACCAATGACCAAAGACATGGCCAAAAGGGTCATCAGGTTGAGGGTAAAACCCATCAGGTACATGCCAATGAAGGTAGACACCAAAGAGGCCGGAATGGCCACCATGACAATCAGTGAGTTGCGCAAACTGTGCAAGAACACCAACATCACCAGCGCCACCAGAATAATCGCCAGACCAATGTCGTGCATGACCGCATCTACCGCGTCACGGGTAAAGTCGGTGGAGTCATTGGCGATGTTGAATTTGAGGTTTTCTTTTTTAAAGGACTCCTCCAAACTAGCAATTTTTGCCTTGATGCCGTCCGACATCGTCACCGCGTTGGCATCGGGTTGCTTGAGGACGGTGATGCCAATCGCCGACTTGCTGTTGAGGCGCGAGAGGTCAACCATTTCTTTCAGGTCGTCCGAGACCTCGGCTACATCGCGCACTTTGATCAGGGTTCCGGAGTTGGAAACACCTACGGTTACGTCTTTGATGTCTTCCAGGGAGAGGAATTTACCCGCCAGACGCACGGTGATCTGTTCGTTCTCAGACTTTACCTTACCCGTCGGGAATTCCAGGTTGGCCGATTGGATGGCCATCACCAGGTTCAACAAAGACAAACCCTGGCTTTCTAGTTTTTGGCGGTTGATCTGCACTTTGATTTCCCGCTCTTGCCCCCCAATCAAGTTGACCTGACCCACACCGTCTACCTGCGAAAGGGCAGGTTTGATGCGTTGTTTGATCAAATCGTACTGCTGAGCCTGCGGCAAATTGGTGTTTACCGCAATACTCATGATGGGAAAATCATCCGAGCTGAATTTGCCCAGCGCGGGGTCTTTGGCATCTTCTGGCAAAGTGGATTTTACGGCGTTGATTTTGCGTTGCACATCTTGCAGCGCCACATCGGTATTGATCCCGTCTTTGAATTCAACGATTACCGTAGACAAACCCTCGAAGGAAGTAGAGCGGATCGAAACGATCTTTTCTACCCCGGAGATGGCATCTTCAATGGGTTTGGTCAACGAGTTTTCAACCTCCGAAGGCGAAGCACCGGGATAAATGGTACTGACCAGAACGATCGGGGCGTTGAACTTGGGGATGAGCTCGTAGCTCAAATAGGAATAGGAAACTAACCCTAGGAAGGTCATCACCGCAAAAAATACGATGATGAGCGAGGGGCGTTTGATGGCGATTTCGGTTAGTGTCATTTTTTTTAGGTTCGGGGGATTTAGGGTTCGGGGGTTCGGGGGTTCAGAGGTTCGAAGAATGGCACCTCGGCTACGCTCGGCGACCATTCTTCGAACCTTCGAACTACGAACCTTCGAACCCTCTTTCCCCTGGTTAATTATTCTTCAACTTTCACCTTCATGTTGTCTTCCAGGTTGATCTGTCCGGAGCTGACCACAGTTTCGCCAGCTTTGAGGCCGGAAAGCACCGCAGCAAAATCGCCGTAGATGTTGCCAAGCTGGACTGGGCGCAATTTGGCCACACCATTTTCTACCACAAACACCTTGGCATCACGGGCACTACCGACGATGCACTCGCGGGGCAAGGCCAGAATCGAAGCAGAGCGACCCGTATTGAACTCGGCCACACCATCCATACCCGCCTTGAGGGGCGTAGCGGAAGGGTTGGCCAATTCAACTTCTACCAAAAAGCGTTGGGCATTGTCGGCTTTGACATCGATTAGGTTGACTACTCCGACAAAGGCTTTGTTGGGGTACACATCCGTACGGAGTTCTACGCGCTGGCCTTTTTTGATTTGCAACACTTCGTCATCGGTGAGGTAGGCAGCCATTTTGAGGCGGCGAATGTCGATGATGTCCATGATTTTCATCGCTGGGGCGAGGAAAGCACCTTTTTCAACGGTTTTTCCTGAAACGGTACCAGAAATGGGTGCTCTCACGTAGGTCATGCTGATTTGCTTCTCCAACCCACGGATATTGGCTTTGATGTTCTCAATTCCATTTTCGGCATCATCCACTTGTTGTTGGGTTACCCCCCCATCGCCAAGCAGATTTTTGAGGCGAGTCACATCGTTTTCGGCTTTTTTGAGGTTGATGCGCGCCAGGTCGAGTTGGTTTTTCAGCAAATCGTTGTCAACGGCCAGGATCACCGCACCTTCACTTACAAAACTGCCATCCTTGACATTGAGTTGGGTAATGCGGCCCTGGGCCTCACTCATTACTGCCAACTGCTTATAGGGCTGAAACGTACCATTGATCTCAAAACCACCTTGAATGGTTTGGGTGCTCATGGTGGTTACTTTTACCGGGATTTCGACGGTGCGTACCTGGGTCAGTTTGCCGTCGGCTTCAATTTTTTTCTTGTTATCCCCAAGTTTCCAGGCTACGGCTGCAGTCAGGCCACCGAGAACAACCAATGTAATGAGGATACGGATGATATTTTTCATTGCGGTATGTTTGATAAAAAGGGTTATCAGGATTGATTATTTGTACAATTGAGGAATTTTGCCGTTGGCGTAATCCAGGTCAACTTTTGCCAGTTGGTATTGCAGCAGGTTGCTCAGGAAATTGGACTGCACTTCGCGCATGGTTCTTTCGGCCACCAATACTTCGGTCACATTGGCCACACCTTCTTTGTAGCGCTTTTGGGTCACGTTGTACACCTCTTCGGCTACTTTGCGGTTTTCGCGCAAGGCATTCAAGGTATTCCAGTAGCTGAGTACTTGTTGTTTGGCCTGGCTGTGCTGTAGCTGTAGCGATTGCATGGTTTGTTTGCGGTCTTCAGCAATCTTCAACATGTCAATTTTGACCTGTTCTACCTTGCTTTTGCGGTAAAAACCATCAAAGATGGGAATGTTGACATTGAGTCCGATGGCCGAGAAGCTAAACCAGTTTTGGTCTTTACCCAATTCGCCAAATCCATTGCCTTGCCCCTGGAAATTGTAATTGCCAAAAGCACGGAGGGTAGGCCAGGAGGTTGCCCGAAGTTGGTCGGCATTGAGTTGTTGCAGGGTGGTTTGTTGATCCAGCAAGGTCAGGTCCAGTTTGTTCTGGTAGCCAGCTTCCAGGAAAGTGGGATCAACGTTGGGCATCACGATTTCGCTGAGTGTATCACTCAACACAAGTTGAGTTTCCTGAGGCATACTCATCGCAAACTTCAGGGCTTGCAGGCCTTGCTCGTAGTTCAGCTCAAGGTTTTGCAGCTGGGTTTGCAGGGTGATCTGGTTGACGCGCAATTGGTCTACATCCAGCTTTTTGGCCAATCCGTTTTTGTACTGCAAATCGGTTGCTTTCAGCAAACCACCCACTTGTTGGAGGTTGGCTTCAATCAAGTCTTTCTGCTTGGAAATGGTTTGTACCTGGTAATAGAGCTTCACCACGTTGTAGGCGACGTCCTCTTCGGTTTTGAGTTCCACCGTGCTGTTGAAGTTGCCCACCGCTTTAATTGCTTTGATGCCTACCCAGTATTGCTGGCTGTACAGCAATTGGTTTACTTCAGCGCCAGCAGTGGTGTTGAGGTCGGTACCAAATTGCACGGGAACCAGTTCGTCGGGTTTGCCCTGAAAAAAGTTGGGAATCAGCTGGGTGGGTAACTTTGCGTTGTAGGTAAAACCCAAACTTGCATTTACCTGCGGCAATCCGGTACTTTTGTATTCGCGTATTTGCTCCAAAGATTTGCGGGTCTCCAGTTTTGCTTTCTGCAAGATGGGACTGTTTTTTACAGCAAATTGAACACTTTCTTTTACAGATAAAGTGCTTTGTGCAAAGAGGGTACCACTGAAAACGCTTACCAGCAGTACCAACGCCACGCGAAGAGAATTTAGGGATCCATCATAATAACTCATGGCAGTAGTCGGTTTATCTCCACAAATCACATTGTGGGTAATTGTTAAAGGGTTATACATTGGTGATTCAACCTATAAACCTCCAGCCGCTTGTTTGGCTTCCTGGAGGTATTTGGTCATTTTATCCAGTCCTTGTTCGGAGGCTACCCCGCGTACAAAGTGATAGATGTATTCTTTAAAAACCTGATCCGGTTGGAATTCCCGCACCGGAAACAGGGATTGATCAATGGGCAAATAAAGGCTGCCTACGTGCAGGCGGGCCATGATTTCGGGGTTGAGGTCCTTGCGGTAATCTCCTTCGGTCATTCCGCGCTTGAGGTTGTCCAAAATCGATTGATACACATGCTCGCGTTGCATTTTATCAATCATTTCCCAGGCTTCGGGGTAGTATTTTTTGAGGTCGTACACTACACTTGGCGTCAGTTCCTGAAACTGTCCGATGATGTGCCGCGCCAGCAACATGATCTCTTGCAAGGCATTCGCTGCACCCGCCTGGATCAAGTCCATATCGCATACTTCATCGTGAAGATGACTCTCGATGGTTCTGAGGATCAGGTCTTCTTTGTTCTCAAAAAACTGGTACAACGTCTTTTTGGATATTCCGAGTTCCCGGGCAATATCATCCATGCTCACACTTTTGATGCCGTACCGCATAAAGAGTGATTCTGCTCTGCGCATTATTTGCTTGCTCGTGTCCTTGTTGTCCTTGTTTTCCATATTCGGTGCAAATGTACAACTTAAAAACTTTGGAAACTTGAAAAGGTTTTAAAGTTTCCAAAGTTTTTTAAGTTTCTGGACAAAAGACAAGATAAGCCCGATGAAAGTTTCCGATTGGACGATATTTTTTTTGATGGGAGGGAGGGGATGTTGTAAAACGTACGTTGGAAATTACCACCTTGATTGAAAAAACTAAAAACTAAACCGACGATGAATCATGCGTTACCACATCATTGTTGTCGTTTTTCAAAGTGATTTTTAAACTCAAAAAACCAATTAGCCCGGCGATTAATGACGAAAGCAAGATGACAAATTTTGCTTTGTTGATGATGTCTTCGTCGTCGAAAGCCAGTAAGGTGATGAAAATGGACATGGTGAATCCAATTCCGCCTAAAAATCCCACACCTAAAATGGATTTCCAGTTCAGGTCGTCAGGAAGTTTACAAAGTCCGAAGGTGACGGACAAAAAAGTCAGCAGGAAAATGCCCAATGGCTTGCCCACAATGAGCCCAAGTGCAATGCCGATGCTGTAATTTTGGGTCAGGGTATGCCCAATATCTGAACTTAAAACAATGGCTGTATTGGCCAGGGCGAAAATGGGCAAAATGACAAACGCAACGGGTTTGTGCAAGATGTGTTGCAAAATATAAGAAGTGGATTTTTCACCTCCGTTGCCAAACGGGATGGCAAAAGCCAATAACACACCCGTAATCGTGGCGTGAACTCCCGAGTGGAGCATAAAATACCACATGCCTATTCCCCCGACCAGATAAGGAATCAGGTTTCTAACCTTCAATCGGTTGAATGCCAAGAGCAAAGCAAAAATGCCCAGGGCAATAAACAGGTTGGTCCAGAGCAGGGTTTTGGTATAAAAAATGGCAATGATCATGATGGCGCCCAGGTCATCAATCACCGCCAACGCGGTCAAAAATACTTTTAAAGAAGTGGGTACCCGGCTGCCCAACAACGCCAAAATACCCAAGGCAAAGGCAATGTCCGTCGCCATCGGAATTCCTGCCCCCGATTGGGTTGGCGTCCCATAATTGAGCAATAAAAAAAGTCCGGCGGGTACAAAAATACCACCCAGTGCGGCAAACAGGGGCAACAAGGCGTCTTTGACTTTGGAAAGTTCACCTTGATAAATTTCCCGTTCCAACTCCAATCCAATCAGCAAAAAGAAAATCGTCATCAGCCCATCGTTGATCCAGTGTTCAAGGCTGAGTCCGGCATAGCGAAGTTCCCAGAAATGGTGGTATTCTGCGCCCAGGTTTGAATTGGCTACGATTAGCGACAGAATGGTGCATGCGATCAAAATGAGCCCACCAGCTTTTTCACTGTTGAAAAATTCGTTGAATAGTTTGGTTGCTTGCATGTCGTTTTGTCGTTTTGTTTGCTTGGGATAGAAGGTATAATACAACAAACACATGCTTGGAAAGATAGGTTCTTTAGATTTGGTAGAATACTTATCTGGGTTTTAGTAGACATATTTTGGTATCATCCGGTTTTGTTCCCCTGCATTGGACCAAAGCCCCTTTCACTCCCCCTTCAAAAACCCCTCCACCACATACCGCTCCGCAAAACCCGTATTCTTCGCCGCCGCTTCCAAACGCGCGCGCACTGACTTACTCAGCCGATTTTTATTTTCCGCCAAATGCCCCAAAAACACTGTCAACTGATTTTTGGACATTTTTTCCACCTCATTCACCAGGATTTCCGTCACCTTTTCATGGCTGTATTTCAGGTTGTTCAGCAGCAGGGTGCGGGTGTTGATGTCGGTGCTGGTGAAGGTTTGGAAAAAAGGGAGCGCCACCTGCTCCGTCTTCCAGCTTTCTTTGGGCAGCTTTTTTAGGATGTAAATCCTGGTCAGAGGAGACGCCGTGGCGAAAATCTCCTGAATCCGCGGCAGGTTTTGCGCGAAGGCTGTTGCATCCAGTTGTTTAAGGGCAAAAAACTGGTAATCCTCGTAAGGGGAATGCAAAAAAGCCAGGGCCAGGGCCGGGGTGTAAAGACCCAACAAGTGCTGGACGATTTTTTCCTTCACCTCCCCGTGCGCCAAATGCCAGGCCGTGAAGCAGGAATACAAGGCCCCTTCCACCACCGATTCTTTGATCTCCGTTTTGGTTGCGCCCGAAACGGCGTCTACCTCTTTGCCCTGGAAAGTGATTTTTTCGGTGGCCTGTACGTTTTGGTCAAACAGGTCAGCCATGTTTTTGCGCTCCAGGATGGAGTGTTTGTTGAGCAACAGTTCGTGGAATTTGGTGTAGTCTTTGGTTTCAAAAGGTTCGTGGTCGAACTTGGTCAACAAATTATCCTGAAATACCCCGTAACCCACGTAATCACCCACCAGGCTCCAATACAAGGTGAGGTACATGGGTTTGCACAGCCCGTCGATGCACACCGGGGTGATGATGTCCGCAGCGTAGAGCAGGGGCTGTTTTGCTGCATCCGACAAGAGATAAACCGGGTGCTTCAGCAGGCTGTCGCTGCCCTGGAGTTCAAATACCAGTTGTTCGGAGGCGATGCGCTGGTATTCCGGGTTCATGGCGATGTAGAGTGGCGGGTTTTTGGCCAGTTTGGAAGGCTGTATGTACAAAAATCCCAGGCCTAGGACTGCCACAAAAGCAAGGCGCAACAACAAGTGGAAGTTCATATTTGGCAAAATCATAGTATTCATAAAGCGACATTTTTTTACCGCAGAGTAACGGAGTACACGCGGAGTTGCACGGAGTTTTTAGGTTAGACCATCTGCGATGGCCAAGAGTACTCAGAGGCCGCATCGAACGATGGCTAGTACGAAACAATCAAATTTCAATCGTACCCGAACTCCAGCTACCGCAGGTGGCAAACTCCTTAAAACTAAAAAAACTCCGTGCAACTCCGCGTGCACTCCGTTACTCCGCGGTAAAATATGTCGTGGTAAAAATATATCGCTCTTATGCCTAGAACAAGCCCAGTGGCATCGAAACCGGACATTTTTCCTGCATTAAGGTTTGATTACCTGCTGTTTTTCAATCGTCTCCATGTACTCCTGCAAATAAGTCTCATAAATCGCCCGCGGATACACCTTGTATTTGTGGCAAAGCGCGGCCGCAAAACCCACCGCAGCACCCATTTGTCCGGTGGTACGCATCACCCGCGGCCCGCCCAGTCCAATGTGCGAGCAACTGAAGCAACGCCCCGCCATAAACAGGTTGCTGATGTTTTGGGAGTACAAACTCCGATAGGGGATGTAGTAGCGGTTGGTTTTGTAAAACAAGGCTTTGGACAAAAAATCCGGGGTTTCCTCGGTTTGCAAATTCTGCTGAAAATGCACGTCGATCTCCCGTTTTTCCACTACTACCGAATCCGGAAATTGCGCATTGTTGACCACGTCTTTGAAAGTAAAAACATGGTCGCCCACCAGGCGTCGCGACTCCCGTTTGCCCAACAAATACGAGACCCATTGCAGCTGGTATTTTTCGTTGCCCGCGACTTGTTTGGCATTGGAAAAGGAGCCGTAAATCGCTTTCAACAAGTGGTCGCGGATCTCCTCACCGTCTTCAATCTGGTGGAGGTCGTTGCGCGAAAACTCCCAGTACCACTCGCCCGCGGTAGCCTTGTGGTCTTTGGCGATCTCTTTGGCCCAGGGCAATTGTGGAAAGGTTTGGGGCGTCTCGGCAATTTCCGTGCGCCATAAAATCGAGGAACCCATCACGAAGTTATCGGGTTCTTCAGGGCTCCAGAGTTCCCCCCATTCGTTCCAGGCTTCGCCGTATTTGTAGACACTTTCGCGGCCATAAGAATACAGGGCGCCCGCCCAAAAACCGATCCAGCCGTCACCCGTAGCGTCTACAAAGAGGGGCGCTTTGAAGCGGATACGTTTTCCGTTGGAGGTATGCTGGGCATCCACGTATTGAATCACCTGGCTGTCGGCCACGGCATTGTAAGCCCGCCAGTTGTAGTGGATGTCGATGTTTTTGTAGCGTTGTACGTTTTGGTCCCTTTTTTCCTGGTCTTTTTGCGCTTCCGGCGAGCCATTGGGGTAATGTTCGGTGTCGATCATGCGCAGGATGCGTTCAAACTTGCCGTAAATGCCCAGGGTGTGGACGCGGATTTCACTGCTGGCGTTGCCTCCCAAAACGGGGCGGTCGTGAATCAAGGCGACTTTAAGTCCTTTTTCGGCGGCGGCAATGGCGGCGGCACAGCCCGAGAGACCACCACCGGTGACGACCAGATCGTAGGACTTGGTGGTTTCCGGAGACAGGGGTTCTTTCAGCTTCTTTTTGCGCCATTCGGCCAATTCTGGGCCTCCCACTGGCGGCTGTACTTTGACTTTGCTCAGATAAATAGCGTCGCAGCGGGCATTGAACCCGGTGAGGTCGATCAGTTCGATGGACATTTCTTTGGAGGGCAGTACCACTTCGCCAGCGTATTCCCAGGTCCAGTTGGGGGTTTTGCCAAAAATAAAGTCCAGCGTTTTGCCGTTGATGGCCATCTTGAATTGGCCGGGGGCATCCCAGTTGCCGGGCGCCCAGTTTTTGGTTCTGGCC includes these proteins:
- a CDS encoding NACHT domain-containing protein; its protein translation is MNLKQQVENKLAENNIDLALELLQSQPNIDVNYHNDLTILQQNYQEILHREQMSFLTYEEAKREKNKLSLSILQLTDRITAGKPPITITNFLEQTPSKNLVLIVLALEIAIGILGELFPEKVKVNIENVFGSSYNIMYFAALALTIVAFLWLSLRKEKPKTRLVATDIFSKEEDGIRKALLDRYRSRLKQKTDYRLPVTLTLTYTKEGSSPDYLHFSEGIVEEQSIEGDLVATLKKHQHLLIIGDPGAGKTTQLLELAKAWLENGENEKIPVIFNLAAWKADAQRFDEWLQAALVSGYGFSKALASEAIFKSKILPLLDGLDEVGRDMQTKAEQAEMRGQCLKAIDNYLSLFDVNYLAICSRREEYAATKADAPVKATVLVNPLSPAEIRATLKKALAQKISTKDETAATTLLNLLPKHPSLETVLCTPFYYNIALEVFDVRTGAHELPAENTALQQYLVEHFVAEKLGQTPNPKGFMEAKTRHSLAWLAFILNAESRVNFELVDFQPRHLEKKWMGNLVYGLVFGLVFGLVLGLVVGLIGVLVFGLVFGFVVGWNLYSDVRPQEIRKIRWSNLTNKSLWLSVWVKALFFGLYLGLMSESVIGSALGLVIGLNIDLAEHAAFSAVKTPYHRLNSRIIAEASRWMIIALCMLLLIQYGADSIQKFYDFLYYLGFGIPISIFLGLTLTAFFKHLILRLCLYWEKKLPLRWVSFFSYATSARILEQDGGQWRFRHQILQDYFAGKLKRVS
- a CDS encoding efflux RND transporter permease subunit, translating into MTLTEIAIKRPSLIIVFFAVMTFLGLVSYSYLSYELIPKFNAPIVLVSTIYPGASPSEVENSLTKPIEDAISGVEKIVSIRSTSFEGLSTVIVEFKDGINTDVALQDVQRKINAVKSTLPEDAKDPALGKFSSDDFPIMSIAVNTNLPQAQQYDLIKQRIKPALSQVDGVGQVNLIGGQEREIKVQINRQKLESQGLSLLNLVMAIQSANLEFPTGKVKSENEQITVRLAGKFLSLEDIKDVTVGVSNSGTLIKVRDVAEVSDDLKEMVDLSRLNSKSAIGITVLKQPDANAVTMSDGIKAKIASLEESFKKENLKFNIANDSTDFTRDAVDAVMHDIGLAIILVALVMLVFLHSLRNSLIVMVAIPASLVSTFIGMYLMGFTLNLMTLLAMSLVIGILVDDSIVVLENIYRHLEMGKNRRQAAADGRNEIGFTALAITLVDVVVFFPITLAGGIVGNIMGQFAWVVVFSTLMSLLVSFTVTPMLASRVAKVTKLNPKNPGHLLLIGFERFLVWMTDAYADLLKVVLRHWAGSLAVVAIAFVMLIASFGLIGGGYIGAAFISQSDAGQFIIKVELPKDGTLKETNLAVNKVEEYLAKKPEITDIFSTIGRTTGVLSGQATPYLAEVNVKMVPKEERALRADVYAQQVRNELEKALPGVKVQTVQVSFFGGADEAPLQVIVGATKLEDAMQYANKLLGFFKEVPGTLAPEVSVEEGNPEIKVDIDRQRMAELGLNIQTVGATMQTAFSGNNNAKYRDGAYEYDINILMDDFDRKNIDDVSQVGFVNPAGELIRLEQFARIYQTTGPSMLERKDRAASVTVKSFVLGRPSGTIGAEIQAKMAENPPPPGVTISYEGDLKNQSEGFGSLLIAMAAALLFMYLIMVALYDNWIYPLVVMFSIPVAMVGALLAMALTMQTLDIFAMLGMIMLIGLVAKNAILLVDFANQMKAEGHHYKEALILAGRTRLRPILMTTIAMVAGMLPIALAKGAGAEWKNALAWALVGGLTSSMLLTLVVIPAVYAIVDRIGLLFSRRKGNGGTGTPIEDSNPKVEVLDSELIA
- a CDS encoding efflux RND transporter periplasmic adaptor subunit, with translation MKNIIRILITLVVLGGLTAAVAWKLGDNKKKIEADGKLTQVRTVEIPVKVTTMSTQTIQGGFEINGTFQPYKQLAVMSEAQGRITQLNVKDGSFVSEGAVILAVDNDLLKNQLDLARINLKKAENDVTRLKNLLGDGGVTQQQVDDAENGIENIKANIRGLEKQISMTYVRAPISGTVSGKTVEKGAFLAPAMKIMDIIDIRRLKMAAYLTDDEVLQIKKGQRVELRTDVYPNKAFVGVVNLIDVKADNAQRFLVEVELANPSATPLKAGMDGVAEFNTGRSASILALPRECIVGSARDAKVFVVENGVAKLRPVQLGNIYGDFAAVLSGLKAGETVVSSGQINLEDNMKVKVEE